In a genomic window of Candidatus Krumholzibacteriia bacterium:
- a CDS encoding Ku protein, with protein sequence MAPRPLASATISFGLVSIPVKLFTTVESSEAISFRMLHQKCGSPVKYQTWCPKDDLKVERDATVKGYEYAKDRFVVFTADEIKALEEEATKAIAIEEFVDLGKIDPVYFDKAYYLAPEKGGERAYKLLAHTMAERGLAGLAKYAARGKQYLVMVRAVGDGLVMQQLHYAKEVRAFADVPRPKTEVKDSELKLARQLVEQSISDKFQPEKYEDDVHKRVMQVITQKIEGEEVTFAPSEAPKAQVIDLMEALKASLAQISGGGAAPHPAAKATPRKAAAKGVRKRAAK encoded by the coding sequence ATGGCACCGCGGCCCTTGGCTTCGGCCACCATATCCTTCGGTCTCGTCTCCATCCCGGTGAAGCTGTTCACCACGGTGGAGTCGTCCGAGGCCATTTCCTTCCGCATGCTGCACCAGAAGTGCGGCTCTCCCGTCAAATACCAGACCTGGTGCCCGAAAGACGACCTCAAGGTGGAGCGCGACGCCACCGTCAAGGGCTACGAGTACGCCAAGGACCGCTTCGTCGTCTTCACCGCCGACGAGATCAAGGCGCTGGAAGAGGAAGCCACCAAGGCCATCGCCATCGAGGAGTTCGTCGACCTGGGCAAGATCGACCCGGTCTACTTCGACAAGGCCTACTACTTGGCGCCGGAGAAGGGCGGCGAGCGCGCCTACAAGCTGCTCGCCCACACCATGGCGGAGCGGGGGCTGGCGGGGCTGGCGAAGTACGCGGCGCGGGGCAAGCAATACCTGGTGATGGTGCGCGCCGTCGGCGACGGCCTGGTGATGCAGCAGCTGCACTACGCCAAGGAGGTGCGCGCCTTCGCCGACGTGCCGCGGCCGAAGACCGAGGTCAAGGACAGCGAGCTCAAGCTGGCGCGCCAGCTGGTGGAGCAGTCGATCTCCGACAAGTTCCAACCGGAGAAGTACGAGGACGACGTGCACAAACGGGTGATGCAGGTCATCACGCAGAAGATCGAGGGCGAGGAAGTCACCTTCGCCCCCAGCGAAGCCCCCAAGGCCCAGGTGATCGACCTCATGGAGGCGCTGAAGGCGAGCCTGGCCCAGATCTCCGGCGGCGGGGCCGCGCCCCATCCTGCCGCCAAGGCGACCCCTCGCAAGGCCGCCGCCAAAGGCGTGCGCAAGCGCGCCGCCAAGTAG
- the ligD gene encoding DNA ligase D, with translation MNKDDSRRRSRLEPYRAKRSAQRTPEPFGGAGPRPRLFCVQKHAARRLHYDFRLEWGGTLWSWAVPKGPCLDPQVNRLAVQVEDHPVDYADFEGVIPAKEYGAGAVIVWDLGRWLPLDDPDTLEATGKLHFELHGYKLRGTWLLLRTRGKDWLLRKKPDAWASATNASNEESVLSGLSLEERRDGQARTASNLAALEELGAPRRAVDARSLDLTLAETAPAAFSGPEWIFELKYDGYRVLAAREQGRPLLRSRNGNDLTPLFPEIARVLRTLPYDGLVLDGELVVPDDQGKPEFQALQQRSQLRRSRDIDVAAVRRPAALYAFDLLAFEGFDLRGLPLHERKRLLQPLVPRYGPLRLAEHVLEHGMAMFESVRQLGFEGVIAKRADSKYVGRRTPQWLKIVVERTGDFVVCGFTAPRGQRTGFGALELGAHSAGGLVYAGRVGTGFDDTQLRTMRAALDPMVQPEPPCTGAPADPETRWVRPEWVVEVRFKEVTRDGLLRAPVFVRWRDDKAPQECTLPAGRWSEAAAEDASAAETASDEGAAGEAATGDAATSDAEDIEADASGDDGDAPVAAASASRAAPPTPHTFQFSNLDKVFWPEEGTTKGALIEYYRTVAPWLLPYLRDRPLVLTRYPDGITGKSFYQKSAPEFVPRWIRRVRVWSDSSEREIEYFLCDDEDALLYIANLGAILLHVWPSRAQTLQHPDWCILDLDPKTAPFLHVVRLARAIHALCEEIGLESFVKTTGSTGLHVLVPLGGQCTFEQSRQLGSLLSRVIEAEHADIATTVRNPALRGGRVYLDFLQNRHGQLLVAPYSVRPLPGAPVSAPLRWSEVTPRLTPRQFTLHNLRARLSRQRRDPLLPILTAKPDLLGALGALGLRLERLEERGRRA, from the coding sequence ATGAACAAGGACGATTCTCGCCGCCGCTCACGTCTGGAGCCCTATCGCGCCAAGCGCTCGGCGCAGCGCACGCCGGAGCCCTTCGGCGGCGCTGGCCCGCGCCCGCGCCTCTTCTGCGTGCAGAAGCACGCCGCCCGCCGCCTGCACTACGACTTTCGCCTGGAGTGGGGCGGCACCCTATGGTCCTGGGCCGTGCCCAAAGGACCGTGCCTCGATCCGCAGGTGAACCGCCTCGCGGTGCAAGTCGAAGATCATCCGGTGGACTATGCCGATTTCGAAGGCGTCATCCCGGCCAAGGAATACGGCGCCGGTGCCGTCATCGTCTGGGACCTGGGACGCTGGTTGCCGCTCGACGACCCGGACACCTTGGAAGCGACGGGCAAGCTGCACTTCGAGCTGCACGGCTACAAGCTGCGCGGCACCTGGCTCTTGCTGCGCACTCGCGGCAAGGACTGGCTCCTGCGCAAGAAGCCCGACGCTTGGGCCAGCGCCACGAATGCGAGCAACGAAGAATCGGTGCTCTCGGGCCTCAGCCTGGAGGAACGGCGCGACGGGCAAGCGCGCACGGCTTCCAACCTCGCCGCCCTAGAGGAGCTCGGCGCGCCCCGCCGCGCCGTGGACGCCCGCAGCCTCGACCTGACGCTGGCGGAAACGGCGCCCGCAGCCTTCTCCGGACCGGAGTGGATCTTCGAGCTCAAGTACGACGGCTACAGGGTGCTCGCCGCCCGCGAGCAAGGCCGGCCCTTGCTGCGCTCGCGCAACGGCAACGATCTCACCCCGCTCTTCCCCGAAATCGCTCGCGTACTCCGCACCCTGCCCTACGACGGCCTCGTCCTCGACGGCGAGCTCGTGGTGCCCGACGACCAGGGCAAGCCGGAGTTCCAGGCCCTGCAACAGCGCAGCCAGCTGCGCCGCAGCCGCGACATCGATGTCGCCGCCGTACGGCGGCCGGCGGCGCTCTACGCCTTCGATCTCCTCGCCTTCGAGGGCTTCGACCTGCGTGGCCTGCCGCTGCACGAGCGCAAGCGCCTGCTCCAACCCCTGGTGCCACGCTACGGACCCTTGCGACTCGCCGAACACGTGCTCGAGCACGGCATGGCGATGTTCGAGAGCGTGCGCCAGCTCGGCTTCGAAGGCGTCATCGCCAAGCGCGCCGATTCGAAGTACGTCGGCCGCCGCACCCCGCAATGGCTCAAGATCGTGGTGGAGCGGACGGGAGATTTCGTCGTCTGCGGCTTCACCGCGCCGCGCGGCCAGCGCACCGGTTTCGGCGCCTTGGAGCTCGGAGCCCACTCTGCGGGCGGCCTCGTCTACGCCGGTCGTGTCGGCACCGGTTTCGACGACACCCAGCTGCGCACGATGCGCGCCGCCCTCGACCCCATGGTGCAACCGGAACCACCGTGCACCGGGGCCCCCGCCGACCCGGAGACGCGCTGGGTCCGTCCCGAGTGGGTGGTGGAGGTGCGCTTCAAGGAGGTGACGCGGGACGGTTTGCTGCGGGCGCCGGTGTTCGTCCGCTGGCGCGACGACAAAGCGCCGCAGGAATGCACCCTCCCTGCCGGGCGCTGGTCGGAGGCGGCGGCCGAGGACGCGAGCGCCGCGGAGACGGCGAGCGACGAAGGAGCGGCGGGCGAGGCAGCCACGGGGGATGCTGCCACGAGCGACGCAGAGGACATCGAGGCGGATGCGTCGGGCGACGACGGCGACGCGCCGGTTGCCGCGGCGAGCGCCTCCCGAGCCGCGCCGCCGACCCCGCACACCTTCCAGTTCTCCAACTTGGACAAAGTGTTCTGGCCAGAGGAAGGCACGACGAAGGGCGCCCTCATCGAGTACTACCGCACCGTCGCCCCCTGGCTCCTGCCCTATCTCCGCGACCGGCCGCTGGTGCTGACGCGCTACCCGGACGGCATCACCGGCAAAAGCTTCTATCAGAAGAGCGCCCCCGAATTCGTACCCCGCTGGATTCGCCGGGTGCGGGTGTGGAGCGACAGCTCGGAACGGGAGATCGAGTACTTCCTCTGCGACGACGAGGACGCCCTCCTCTACATCGCCAACCTCGGTGCGATTCTGCTGCACGTGTGGCCGAGCCGGGCGCAAACGTTGCAGCACCCCGACTGGTGCATCCTCGATCTGGATCCGAAAACAGCGCCGTTCCTCCACGTCGTGCGTCTCGCCCGCGCCATCCACGCGCTCTGCGAAGAGATCGGCCTCGAGTCCTTCGTCAAGACCACCGGCTCCACCGGCCTGCACGTACTGGTACCCCTCGGCGGGCAGTGCACCTTCGAGCAGTCCCGCCAGCTGGGCTCGCTGCTGTCCCGTGTCATCGAGGCGGAGCACGCCGACATCGCCACCACGGTGCGCAACCCGGCACTGCGCGGCGGCCGCGTCTACCTGGACTTCTTGCAGAACCGGCACGGGCAGCTGCTGGTGGCGCCTTATAGCGTGCGACCCCTGCCCGGCGCCCCGGTGTCGGCGCCGCTGCGCTGGAGCGAGGTCACCCCCCGTCTCACGCCACGGCAGTTCACCCTGCACAACCTGCGAGCGCGGCTGTCGCGCCAGCGCCGCGATCCGTTGCTCCCCATCCTGACCGCGAAGCCCGACCTCCTCGGCGCGCTGGGAGCGCTCGGGCTCCGGCTCGAGCGCCTCGAGGAACGAGGACGCCGCGCTTGA
- a CDS encoding tetratricopeptide repeat protein, translated as MPSQQVALMAQDYFELAYELQMQGDLERAVHYYQRSLDCMESPEAYTFMAWTRSMRGEYEGAIELCRRAIALDADFGNPWNDIGAYLLALGRCNEAIPFLEQALRCPRYLTYHYAHYNLGRAYEKLTDFEHAIRKYREALSLEPGYLLARQALERLERLEVRPARL; from the coding sequence TTGCCCAGCCAACAAGTGGCTCTGATGGCGCAGGATTACTTCGAGCTCGCCTACGAGCTGCAGATGCAAGGCGATCTGGAGCGGGCGGTCCATTACTACCAGCGTTCGCTGGACTGCATGGAGAGCCCCGAGGCCTACACCTTCATGGCCTGGACGCGGAGCATGCGGGGCGAGTACGAAGGCGCCATCGAGCTGTGTCGCCGCGCCATCGCTCTCGACGCCGACTTCGGCAACCCCTGGAACGATATCGGCGCCTATCTCCTCGCCCTCGGGCGCTGCAACGAAGCCATTCCTTTCCTGGAGCAAGCGCTGCGCTGCCCGCGCTACCTCACCTACCACTACGCCCATTACAACTTGGGCCGGGCCTACGAGAAGCTCACCGACTTCGAGCACGCCATCCGCAAGTATCGTGAGGCGCTCTCGCTCGAGCCCGGTTACCTGCTGGCTCGCCAGGCCCTCGAGCGCCTCGAACGTCTCGAAGTCCGCCCCGCCCGACTGTAG
- the typA gene encoding translational GTPase TypA yields the protein MMSIRNVAIIAHVDHGKTTLVDQILRQCHVFRAGQEVRERVLDSNDLERERGITILAKNIAVTWKDVRINLVDTPGHADFGGEVERVLKMADGVLLLVDAFEGPMPQTRFVLQKALQLGLKPIVVINKVDRRNSRSLEVLDEVFELFVELEANNNQLDFPTLYAAGREGWAVSELDEPRRDLVPLLDAIVEHVPPPPVVEGPLQMLVTTLDTSDYVGRIGIGRVFRGTLQAQEPVLLLKRDGTSEKNSIRQLFVFDGLGRREVKEVQCGDICAAVGLEGVDIGDTITDPESPEPVHFVAVDEPTLSMSFLVNDSPFFGKEGKYVSSRHLRERLLKEAERDVALRVEETANTDTFRVSGRGILHLSILMENMRREGYEFMVGQPRVIYKEINGRKAEPVEVLTVDVPQDLAGTVIEYVGTRRGTLVQMQQGAERTRLEFHVPSRGLIGFRSRMLRATSGEIVINHRFYEYEYFKGSIPQRQTGSIVSMAEGIAVAYALDALQDRGRFFVEPGDRLYTGQVIGENSKEGDILVNAQRGKKLTNMRAAGSDRNMKIAPAIKMSLEEVLEYLNSDELVEITPQSIRMRKTLLDENARKRAVKQPAGEPSA from the coding sequence GTGATGTCCATCCGCAACGTCGCCATCATCGCCCACGTGGATCACGGCAAGACCACGCTGGTGGACCAGATCCTGCGGCAGTGCCACGTCTTCCGTGCCGGCCAGGAGGTCCGAGAGCGCGTCCTCGACTCCAACGACCTGGAGCGCGAGCGCGGCATCACCATCCTGGCCAAGAACATCGCGGTCACCTGGAAGGATGTACGCATCAACCTGGTCGACACGCCGGGCCACGCCGACTTCGGTGGCGAGGTGGAGCGAGTTCTGAAGATGGCCGATGGCGTCCTGCTGCTCGTCGACGCCTTCGAAGGCCCCATGCCGCAAACGCGCTTCGTGCTGCAGAAAGCCCTGCAGCTGGGCTTGAAGCCCATCGTCGTCATCAACAAGGTGGACCGGCGCAACTCCCGGTCCCTGGAAGTGCTGGACGAAGTCTTCGAGCTCTTCGTCGAGCTCGAGGCCAACAACAACCAACTCGACTTCCCCACCCTCTATGCCGCCGGCCGCGAGGGCTGGGCCGTGAGCGAGCTGGACGAGCCGCGGCGCGACCTGGTGCCGCTGCTGGACGCCATCGTCGAGCACGTGCCGCCGCCGCCCGTGGTCGAAGGCCCGCTGCAGATGCTGGTGACCACCCTCGACACCAGCGACTACGTCGGCCGCATCGGCATCGGCCGGGTCTTCCGCGGCACGCTCCAAGCCCAGGAGCCCGTGCTGCTCCTCAAGCGCGACGGCACCAGCGAGAAGAACAGCATCCGCCAGCTCTTCGTCTTCGACGGCCTCGGCCGGCGGGAGGTGAAGGAGGTGCAGTGCGGCGATATCTGCGCCGCCGTCGGGCTCGAAGGCGTGGACATCGGCGACACCATCACCGACCCGGAATCCCCGGAGCCGGTGCACTTCGTCGCCGTCGACGAGCCGACGCTCTCCATGAGCTTCCTGGTCAACGACAGCCCGTTCTTCGGCAAGGAAGGCAAGTACGTCAGCAGCCGCCACCTGCGCGAGCGCTTGCTCAAGGAGGCGGAGCGCGACGTGGCCCTGCGCGTCGAGGAGACCGCCAACACCGATACCTTCCGGGTCTCGGGCCGCGGCATCCTGCACCTGTCCATCCTCATGGAGAACATGCGGCGGGAAGGCTACGAATTCATGGTCGGCCAGCCGCGGGTCATCTACAAGGAGATCAACGGCCGCAAGGCGGAACCCGTGGAAGTGCTGACGGTGGACGTGCCGCAGGATCTGGCGGGCACGGTGATCGAGTACGTCGGCACCCGCCGGGGCACGCTGGTGCAGATGCAGCAAGGTGCCGAACGGACCCGGCTCGAGTTCCACGTGCCGAGCCGCGGCTTGATCGGCTTCCGCAGCCGCATGCTGCGCGCCACCTCCGGCGAGATCGTCATCAACCACCGCTTCTACGAGTACGAGTACTTCAAGGGCTCGATTCCACAACGCCAGACCGGTAGCATCGTCTCCATGGCCGAGGGCATCGCGGTGGCGTATGCGCTGGACGCCTTGCAGGACCGCGGCCGCTTCTTCGTCGAACCGGGCGACAGGCTCTATACCGGGCAGGTGATCGGCGAGAACTCCAAGGAGGGTGACATCCTGGTCAACGCCCAGCGCGGCAAGAAGCTCACCAACATGCGCGCCGCCGGCTCGGACCGCAACATGAAGATCGCGCCGGCGATCAAGATGAGCCTGGAGGAAGTCCTCGAGTACTTGAACTCGGACGAGCTGGTCGAGATCACGCCCCAGAGCATCCGGATGCGCAAGACCCTGCTGGACGAGAACGCCCGCAAGCGTGCGGTGAAACAGCCGGCAGGAGAACCGTCCGCCTGA
- a CDS encoding pyridoxal-phosphate dependent enzyme — MKHMIAPPELFRHYPELRQRLAWTPLARPTPVELLPRLQAHVRGPAIWLKREDRTSERFGGSEARELEFLFGVALRRGSRRLLAFGHAGSRPCLALTAFAQHFDLETILALRGRGPDPVGRDTPPLERSFGADLHRLDGGPVAFLRLLRRCTARAPRRGGPRLPFVVWPWRAALFGALGTVNAVFELQRQIRCGILPEPERLYAGTDSTATLAGLALGCELAGLRTVVVCPPGQAVRQRALRLARRSDTFLRRHVHDFPAHALLAGRLVSVAATAASPTPRQARTLLREVEGVALDSAAGAAAMALLVADCRDGAVRAPCLFWYTDPPPLQRPAASVEALPGESRTFTVPS, encoded by the coding sequence ATGAAGCACATGATCGCACCTCCCGAGCTCTTCAGGCACTACCCCGAGCTCCGCCAGCGTCTCGCGTGGACGCCTTTGGCGCGGCCGACGCCGGTCGAGCTCTTGCCGCGGCTCCAGGCCCACGTCCGCGGGCCAGCGATCTGGCTCAAGCGCGAGGACCGCACGAGCGAGCGTTTCGGTGGCTCGGAAGCCCGAGAGCTGGAGTTCCTCTTCGGCGTCGCCCTCCGGCGGGGCTCGCGGCGGCTCCTCGCCTTCGGTCATGCCGGCAGCCGGCCCTGCTTGGCGCTCACCGCTTTCGCCCAGCATTTCGACTTGGAGACGATTCTCGCCCTGAGGGGCAGGGGCCCCGACCCAGTGGGGCGCGACACGCCGCCGCTGGAGCGGAGCTTCGGCGCCGATCTGCACCGGTTGGACGGCGGCCCCGTCGCGTTCCTCCGTCTGCTGCGGCGCTGCACGGCCCGTGCGCCACGGCGCGGCGGCCCGCGCCTGCCCTTCGTGGTCTGGCCGTGGCGCGCGGCGCTGTTCGGCGCCCTCGGCACGGTCAACGCCGTCTTCGAGCTGCAACGCCAGATCCGCTGCGGCATCCTGCCCGAACCTGAGCGGCTCTACGCCGGCACGGATTCCACCGCCACCCTGGCCGGCCTGGCCCTGGGCTGCGAGCTGGCGGGCCTTCGCACCGTGGTCGTCTGCCCGCCTGGGCAGGCGGTGCGCCAGCGCGCCCTGCGCCTGGCGCGGCGGAGCGACACTTTCCTCCGCCGCCATGTGCACGACTTTCCAGCCCACGCACTCCTGGCGGGGCGCTTGGTGAGCGTTGCTGCAACCGCCGCGAGCCCTACGCCCCGACAGGCGCGGACGCTGCTCCGCGAGGTGGAAGGGGTGGCGCTCGACTCCGCGGCCGGCGCCGCGGCGATGGCGCTCCTGGTCGCAGACTGCCGGGATGGTGCGGTGCGCGCCCCCTGTCTCTTCTGGTATACGGACCCGCCACCGTTGCAGAGGCCGGCGGCCTCTGTCGAGGCGCTGCCCGGCGAATCCCGCACCTTCACCGTGCCCTCGTGA
- the amrS gene encoding AmmeMemoRadiSam system radical SAM enzyme: MAKTEDKGANGLATTLQRFTVAGAPELCTPLPDQWVRCWSCGHACKIPPGRPGICQVRFNEAGTLRVPSGYVAALMCDPIEKKPFFHALPGTEALSFGMLGCDLHCAYCQNWVTSQALRDPAAVAPARPMSAAELVELAGRHGATTLASTYNEPLITSEWAVEVFRLAKAQGLVTAYISNGNATPQVLQYLRPWVDLYKVDLKSFRDRNYRSLGGRLDRILATIPLLVEMGFWVEVVTLVIPGWNDSDAELADIARYLVQISPDIPWHVTAFHQDYKMTDRSNTPVATLLRACERGRDAGLHHVYAGNLPGRVGAWENTHCPGCGLAVIERYGFQVLRYRLRSGRCSRCDRAIAGVWQAPALVPTVLAT, from the coding sequence ATGGCGAAGACAGAGGACAAGGGCGCGAACGGCCTCGCCACCACCTTGCAACGCTTCACCGTGGCGGGCGCCCCGGAGCTCTGCACTCCTCTCCCGGACCAGTGGGTGCGCTGCTGGTCCTGCGGCCATGCTTGCAAGATTCCGCCAGGCCGTCCGGGCATCTGCCAGGTGCGCTTCAACGAGGCCGGCACTCTGCGCGTCCCTTCGGGCTACGTGGCCGCTCTCATGTGCGATCCCATCGAGAAGAAGCCCTTCTTCCACGCTCTCCCGGGCACCGAAGCCCTGAGCTTCGGCATGCTCGGTTGCGACTTGCACTGCGCCTACTGCCAGAACTGGGTCACCTCGCAAGCCCTCCGGGACCCCGCGGCGGTGGCGCCGGCGCGCCCGATGAGCGCCGCAGAGCTGGTGGAGCTGGCCGGGCGCCACGGCGCCACCACCCTCGCCAGCACCTACAACGAACCGCTCATCACCTCCGAATGGGCGGTCGAGGTCTTCCGGCTGGCCAAGGCACAGGGCCTCGTCACCGCCTACATCTCCAACGGCAACGCCACCCCCCAGGTGCTGCAATATCTGCGGCCCTGGGTCGACCTTTATAAGGTGGACTTGAAGAGCTTCCGGGACCGCAACTACCGCAGCCTGGGCGGCCGGCTGGATCGCATCCTCGCCACCATCCCCCTCCTGGTGGAGATGGGCTTCTGGGTCGAGGTGGTGACGCTGGTGATCCCGGGGTGGAACGACTCCGACGCCGAGCTCGCCGACATCGCCCGCTACCTGGTGCAGATCTCCCCGGACATCCCCTGGCACGTGACGGCTTTCCATCAGGACTACAAGATGACCGACCGGTCGAACACACCGGTCGCCACCCTGCTGCGCGCCTGCGAGCGCGGCCGCGACGCCGGCTTGCATCACGTGTACGCCGGGAACTTGCCGGGACGCGTCGGCGCCTGGGAGAACACCCATTGCCCGGGCTGCGGCCTGGCGGTCATCGAACGCTACGGTTTCCAGGTGCTGCGGTACCGGCTGCGCTCCGGCCGCTGTTCCCGTTGCGATCGCGCCATCGCCGGCGTGTGGCAGGCGCCGGCGCTCGTTCCCACGGTGCTCGCCACCTGA
- a CDS encoding tetratricopeptide repeat protein: MQKQLERRRRPPFPHGYTVSEAARLLDVPASRVYAYVRAAFLEPRRGPRGEYRFTFQDLVLLRTAKELSQQLSPRRVKRALASLRRQLPVGRELAGLRILSDGERVLVRDGDSSWLPESGQTLFDFQVAELSQGVEPLVRQAAQAAESRAEALGAEDWYELACELETVDAAEAQEAYGRALALDPAHVDAHVNLGRLLHEAGDRRGAEAHYRAALRAEAEDATAAYNLGVLLQEGGRTLEAVQAYQQAIRADPQHADAHFNLAHLYDELGRKQSAVRHLQIYRSLETGSH; this comes from the coding sequence GTGCAGAAGCAGCTCGAGCGTCGTCGCCGGCCGCCCTTCCCTCACGGCTACACCGTGAGCGAGGCCGCCCGTCTCCTCGACGTGCCGGCGAGCCGCGTGTATGCCTACGTGCGCGCCGCCTTCCTCGAACCGCGGCGCGGCCCGCGGGGCGAATACCGCTTCACCTTCCAGGATCTGGTGCTGCTGCGCACGGCGAAGGAGCTCTCCCAGCAGCTTTCGCCCCGCCGGGTGAAGCGCGCCCTCGCCAGCTTGCGCCGCCAGTTGCCCGTCGGACGCGAGCTCGCCGGCTTGCGCATCCTCTCCGACGGCGAACGCGTCCTGGTGCGGGACGGCGACAGCAGCTGGCTGCCCGAGTCGGGGCAGACGCTCTTCGACTTCCAGGTGGCGGAGTTGTCCCAGGGGGTGGAACCCCTGGTGCGGCAGGCGGCGCAGGCGGCGGAAAGCCGTGCCGAGGCCCTGGGCGCCGAGGACTGGTATGAGCTTGCCTGCGAGCTGGAGACGGTGGATGCGGCGGAGGCGCAGGAGGCCTATGGGCGCGCCCTCGCCCTCGATCCGGCGCACGTGGATGCACACGTGAACCTGGGGCGGTTGCTGCACGAAGCCGGCGACCGCCGCGGCGCCGAAGCGCACTACCGCGCGGCTCTGCGGGCCGAGGCCGAAGATGCCACCGCGGCCTACAACCTGGGTGTGCTGCTGCAGGAAGGCGGCCGCACGCTGGAGGCGGTGCAAGCGTACCAGCAAGCCATCCGTGCCGATCCGCAGCACGCCGACGCGCACTTCAACCTGGCGCATCTCTACGATGAGCTCGGGCGCAAGCAGAGCGCCGTGCGCCACCTGCAGATCTACCGCAGCCTGGAGACGGGCTCCCACTGA